The genomic interval TCAGATAGCCGCATAATTCAGATTGGGACGATCGCCCCCGGTGCCACCCTCACCATCAATGGCACGATCGCCACTCCTGGCACGATCATCTCTCCTGGAGATGTGCTGGTCTACCACCCCCCCGCTGATACCGTAGGCACCCTCGACGCCTTCACCCTAATTGCCAATGACGGCGTTTCCCAATCTTCTCCTGTGCAGGTCAGCGTCAATGTTACCGAAACTCCCTTAGTCCAACCGAGTCCGGAGCCATTCCGACCCCCTGACCCCCGCAAGGACTTTAATATCACACCGATTCCGCCCAAATTTGTTGTTAGTAAGTCCTTAGATAAACTTGACTCAGACACGCCTGACAGAAGCTTTTCGGGCGAATACGAGGCATACTTAGGACTTCAGAAAAGGGAAATTAAAACAACCGAAGATCAGCAAGGAATTGCCCAGGACATTGAACGGGAAACGGGAGCCAAACCTGCTTTTCTCTACGTCAGCTTCGTCCCCGAACTCTATACCTTTAGCGACACCCGTCCGGAGGCAGACAGCGATCAGCTAGAACTAGTCGTCGTCACCGCCAGCGGTAAGCCAATTCGTAAACGCATTTCTGCCGCAACCCGGTTAAAGGTTTTGTCCCTGGCTCAACAATTCCGTGCAGAAGTCTCTGACCCCCGCAAAACCCGTGCCAGTGCCTATTTAGGACAATCTCAACAGCTCTATCAATGGATCATTGCCCCGATCGCCGCTGACCTGGAAGCCCGTGGCATTACAAACCTGGTATTTCTGATGGATGCGGGATTGCGATCGCTCCCGGTCGCTGCCCTCCACGACGGACAGGGCTTTTTAATCGAAAAATATAGCATCGGCGTCATGCCCAGCATCACCCTCACCGATACCCGCTACCGCAACATTCGAGATGTCAAAGTATTGGGCATGGGCATTTCAGAAAGTACCCAGGAACAACCCCCCCTGCCCTCAGTGCCGATCGAAGTCGCAACCCTGGTTAACCAACTCTGGAGCGGACGGGAAGCCCTGAATACAAGCGTTACCCTGGACAACCTGAAATCCTTTCGGAAAGAACAACCCTACGGCATTATTCACCTGGCAACCCACGCTGATTTCCAGGCTGGTGCCCTCAGCAACTCTTACATTCAATTCTGGAACGAGAAATTACGTCTAAACCAGGTTCGCCAACTCGGTTGGAACAATCCCCAAATTGAACTGCTGGTGCTCAGTGCCTGCGCCACTGCATTAGGCAATCGCGACGCCGAGTTGGGTTTCGGTGGTTTGGCAGTTCAGACAGGTGTTAAAACCGCAGTTGCCAGCCTCTGGTATGTCAGCGATGCCGCCACCACTGCCCTCATGACCGGGTTCTACCGAGATTTACGCACAGCCCGCATCAAATCGGAAGCCCTCCGACAGGCACAACTCGCAATGGCAAAAGGCTTGGTTATTGTCGAAAACGGTCGCCTTAAAGGACCCAGCATGGCGCGACGGCATTGCCCTCCCGCCGGAGAGCTTGAATATCCGCGATCGCCAGCTCTCCCACCCCTACTACTGGTCCGCCTTTACCATGATTGGCAATCCCTGGTAGCTACCAAGGATGAAGGGCAAAAGAACTTCTTAGCCTTTAGCCCTTCATCCTTCATCCTTTCCCCTAATACCCCCTCGTTACCAGGTCAAGTTCGTGAACATAGTTCGTTCGTTCAACGGCTGTCCACC from Kovacikia minuta CCNUW1 carries:
- a CDS encoding CHAT domain-containing protein, whose translation is MLLRASGSFDGAAFPPGGITDSTPDVGANTVSWGQLDSLGFGANIVLQATGDITIAPITGNTPLVTSAAGVATLGLGATGSLEIASTGGSVTFSNPNNTIATLGGAVTISGTSLSLGNINTSDSAFFSEGGPAVGGNIFLRSTNGSITARTLNSSASGSGIPIAGNVTVESFRDITLNSIIAEGTGYSGGTGGTVTLTTNGSGNIRLLETFTSEAGRDASISTIGSGDGPSTSGQILITHGGGLTNTPFTIGNSSINGSAGVLDADPSVLPLGSSFPVLSAGGAATGTPTGITISSVNNAPVLTANTSLSGAQKNQSFTISYATLNPVATDTDSDSRIIQIGTIAPGATLTINGTIATPGTIISPGDVLVYHPPADTVGTLDAFTLIANDGVSQSSPVQVSVNVTETPLVQPSPEPFRPPDPRKDFNITPIPPKFVVSKSLDKLDSDTPDRSFSGEYEAYLGLQKREIKTTEDQQGIAQDIERETGAKPAFLYVSFVPELYTFSDTRPEADSDQLELVVVTASGKPIRKRISAATRLKVLSLAQQFRAEVSDPRKTRASAYLGQSQQLYQWIIAPIAADLEARGITNLVFLMDAGLRSLPVAALHDGQGFLIEKYSIGVMPSITLTDTRYRNIRDVKVLGMGISESTQEQPPLPSVPIEVATLVNQLWSGREALNTSVTLDNLKSFRKEQPYGIIHLATHADFQAGALSNSYIQFWNEKLRLNQVRQLGWNNPQIELLVLSACATALGNRDAELGFGGLAVQTGVKTAVASLWYVSDAATTALMTGFYRDLRTARIKSEALRQAQLAMAKGLVIVENGRLKGPSMARRHCPPAGELEYPRSPALPPLLLVRLYHDWQSLVATKDEGQKNFLAFSPSSFILSPNTPSLPGQVREHSSFVQRLSTTFHQDKDGAA